In a single window of the Paracoccus alcaliphilus genome:
- a CDS encoding DUF2169 family type VI secretion system accessory protein has protein sequence MWLLTNETPFAAERTWTRDERGAEFWLVAIRAAFTIDPDNRQTPAEKQTEVQRAPVFAGDPLTSDMLTDSDFALHKDGTDVLIQGRAHAPGGQPTSCARVRLKLADIDKTLIVHGERRLFKGGAGLGMTAAEPFLTMPLLWRRSYGGWDRQGRTEDWLPENPAGVGFATSPDHLYETQAPNVEYPDAPYRGPDSGRPAGLSPVAHHWQPRARYAGTYDETWQKTRDPLLPADFDRRYFRCAPADQQTQKPLVGYEQVRLGGMTPDGFWAFTLPRIVFDVITSFRGRGDIRQQPMIHTLWLMPEYRRFEMVFLSALEVPPGREEKLVGTLIRLRRRVGTPASTQATGVWIQ, from the coding sequence GTGTGGCTGCTGACGAATGAAACGCCCTTTGCGGCCGAGCGGACCTGGACCCGCGACGAACGCGGCGCCGAGTTCTGGCTGGTGGCGATCCGGGCGGCCTTCACCATAGATCCCGACAACCGCCAGACCCCGGCGGAAAAGCAGACCGAGGTGCAGCGCGCGCCGGTCTTTGCCGGTGATCCGCTGACCTCGGACATGCTGACCGACAGCGATTTCGCGCTGCACAAGGATGGCACCGATGTGCTGATCCAGGGGCGGGCGCATGCGCCGGGCGGTCAGCCCACGTCCTGCGCGCGGGTGCGCCTGAAGCTGGCCGATATCGACAAGACGCTGATCGTGCATGGCGAGCGGCGGCTGTTCAAAGGCGGTGCGGGTCTGGGCATGACCGCGGCCGAACCATTCCTGACCATGCCGCTGCTGTGGCGACGCAGCTATGGCGGCTGGGACAGGCAGGGCCGGACCGAGGACTGGCTGCCCGAAAATCCCGCCGGGGTGGGGTTCGCCACCAGCCCCGATCACCTTTATGAAACGCAGGCGCCGAATGTGGAATATCCCGATGCGCCCTATCGCGGGCCGGATTCGGGCCGTCCTGCCGGTCTGAGCCCCGTGGCGCATCACTGGCAGCCGCGTGCGCGCTATGCCGGGACGTATGACGAGACGTGGCAGAAGACCCGCGATCCGCTGCTGCCCGCCGATTTCGACCGACGCTATTTTCGCTGCGCGCCCGCCGATCAGCAGACGCAGAAACCGCTGGTCGGATATGAACAGGTCCGGCTGGGCGGCATGACCCCCGACGGGTTCTGGGCATTCACCCTGCCACGGATCGTTTTCGATGTGATCACAAGCTTCCGGGGGCGTGGCGATATCCGTCAGCAACCGATGATCCATACCCTGTGGCTGATGCCCGAATATCGCCGTTTCGAGATGGTCTTTCTGTCCGCACTGGAAGTGCCGCCGGGACGCGAGGAAAAGCTTGTCGGCACCCTCATCCGCCTGCGCCGCCGCGTCGGCACACCGGCTTCCACGCAGGCAACGGGGGTATGGATACAATGA
- a CDS encoding DUF6484 domain-containing protein translates to MDVKDRLNGVVIGLLLGFRDGAPLVVFPSNAEDHAIPARSLTPLSFGDAGAEVALLFEDGDLSRPLIIGRIVELAHRDAPETPQVLRDGETVKITAGQRIELRVGKSAIIMDKDGRITIRGQNLISHASRSNRIRGGSIDLN, encoded by the coding sequence ATGGATGTCAAGGATCGTTTGAATGGCGTTGTGATCGGGCTTCTGTTGGGGTTTCGCGACGGAGCGCCACTGGTGGTATTTCCCTCGAACGCCGAAGATCATGCAATTCCGGCGCGCAGCCTGACCCCGCTGTCCTTCGGGGATGCGGGCGCCGAGGTTGCGCTGTTATTCGAAGATGGCGATTTGTCCCGCCCCCTGATCATCGGCCGGATCGTCGAGCTGGCCCACCGCGATGCGCCCGAAACGCCGCAGGTCCTGCGCGATGGCGAGACCGTGAAGATAACGGCCGGTCAGCGGATCGAATTGCGGGTCGGCAAATCCGCGATCATCATGGACAAGGATGGCCGGATCACCATTCGCGGCCAGAACCTGATCAGCCACGCCTCCCGGTCGAACCGCATCCGCGGCGGCTCGATCGACCTGAACTGA
- the tssA gene encoding type VI secretion system protein TssA, producing the protein MDTDGLLFPLAGDQPSGVDLRNDARFHAIERLLEPAARQHRIKGDGSVNEAAPPVDWTAILSEGQALAADGRDLRLLVVLVRGLFATQGFEGLSQGLQLLVRSIGDYWDSIHPVRRERDDPQMAAMARTNALRQLENDDNGLLCDLRFGIAFAPRGIGPVPFNDLAAISLSDFEVLARAASGLSQTEKDAILARHNDRAGRAKLASRAMAAEQADEIAAMVAGIGACLAGIETLCATYGEMAGFGATPGLSLPALTEVLTNCRKALEKAISESGSDVIDPPAESAGISGANGAAIPALAEASTASVRPGEINSRSDVEAALDRIVAFYERTEPSSPIPHVTRRLRRMVAMDFLQLMEEVAPSGLKEFRNIAGIEETRKQ; encoded by the coding sequence ATGGACACGGATGGCCTCCTTTTTCCGCTGGCAGGAGATCAACCCTCGGGTGTGGACCTCAGGAATGATGCACGTTTTCATGCAATCGAACGTCTGCTTGAACCTGCCGCGCGCCAGCATCGCATAAAGGGTGACGGCTCGGTCAATGAGGCCGCGCCTCCGGTGGACTGGACGGCGATCCTGTCCGAGGGTCAGGCGCTGGCGGCGGATGGCCGCGATCTGAGACTGCTGGTGGTTCTGGTCCGCGGCCTCTTTGCCACTCAGGGGTTCGAAGGGCTGTCGCAGGGTCTGCAACTGCTGGTGCGCAGCATCGGCGATTACTGGGACAGCATTCATCCGGTCCGGCGCGAGCGTGACGACCCGCAGATGGCGGCGATGGCGCGAACCAATGCGCTGCGACAACTGGAAAACGACGACAACGGCCTGTTGTGCGACCTGCGTTTCGGGATCGCTTTCGCCCCGCGCGGCATCGGGCCGGTTCCGTTCAACGATCTTGCCGCGATTTCCCTTTCGGATTTCGAGGTGTTGGCCCGCGCGGCTTCGGGGCTTAGCCAGACGGAAAAGGACGCGATCCTTGCAAGGCACAATGACCGGGCCGGGCGCGCCAAACTGGCCAGCCGGGCGATGGCGGCCGAGCAAGCGGACGAGATCGCGGCGATGGTCGCAGGAATCGGGGCCTGTCTGGCGGGGATCGAAACGCTCTGCGCCACCTATGGTGAGATGGCCGGTTTCGGCGCCACGCCGGGTCTGTCGCTGCCCGCATTGACCGAGGTTCTGACCAATTGCCGCAAGGCGCTGGAAAAGGCCATTTCCGAAAGCGGCTCTGACGTGATCGACCCGCCTGCTGAATCCGCCGGGATCAGCGGCGCGAACGGTGCGGCGATTCCCGCACTGGCCGAGGCCTCGACCGCCAGCGTCCGCCCCGGCGAAATCAATTCACGCAGCGATGTCGAGGCGGCTCTGGACCGGATCGTGGCCTTTTACGAACGCACCGAACCATCCAGCCCGATTCCGCATGTCACCCGCCGCCTGCGCCGCATGGTGGCAATGGATTTTCTGCAATTGATGGAAGAGGTCGCGCCGTCGGGATTAAAGGAGTTCCGCAATATAGCGGGGATCGAAGAGACCAGAAAACAATGA
- the tssB gene encoding type VI secretion system contractile sheath small subunit, which yields MSESKQKTIERNRAPRVQIAYDVEHYGSPTTIELPFVMGVMADLAGVSETREAKKPVGERSFVETDAGRFNKFMESLAPRVKTRVPNTLPAPGEAEADEELFVDLSFKSMSDFAPDKIAEQVPALNELLKMRRQLEELLSYMDGKVDAEKRIAQLLNNEPLLQQAAEQAMAAAKTGEEG from the coding sequence ATGAGCGAGAGTAAACAGAAGACAATCGAAAGAAACAGGGCGCCCCGCGTCCAGATCGCTTATGATGTCGAACATTATGGCAGCCCGACCACGATCGAGCTTCCTTTCGTTATGGGCGTCATGGCGGACCTTGCTGGCGTATCCGAAACCCGCGAGGCAAAAAAACCGGTCGGAGAGCGAAGTTTTGTCGAAACCGATGCGGGCCGATTCAACAAGTTCATGGAATCGCTGGCCCCCCGGGTGAAAACACGGGTTCCCAACACCCTTCCCGCCCCGGGCGAGGCAGAGGCCGATGAGGAATTGTTTGTCGATCTCAGCTTCAAGAGCATGAGCGATTTCGCCCCCGACAAGATCGCCGAACAGGTGCCCGCACTGAACGAGTTGCTGAAGATGCGCCGGCAGCTGGAGGAGCTGCTGAGTTATATGGACGGCAAGGTCGATGCCGAAAAACGCATCGCCCAGTTGCTGAACAATGAACCGCTGCTGCAACAGGCTGCCGAACAGGCGATGGCGGCGGCGAAAACGGGTGAGGAGGGCTGA
- the tssC gene encoding type VI secretion system contractile sheath large subunit, which produces MAEEKQEAAAGAAEAEAIDLAEFSDLLEKDFRVRDSGGEKLQALVSNLALAAKERSGTATISGNAVKSIKSLISGIDQILTRQMNEILHDEQVRQIEGTWRGLHYLVNNTETDAKLKIRVLNIKKDELADILEDYEGQMWDQSPVFKKVYTDEYSMFGGEPLGAIVGAYEFSHKPKDVGMLRNLSGICASAHAPFIAAAAPQLFRMESWQELPNPQDLQQIASGPEYASWQSLRESEDARYIGLTMPRVLGRLPYGADTVPVKGFDFEEEIDGKHDHYVWMNAAFAMGVNINRSHKLYGWGTQIRGVESGGTVLNLPVHSFPTDDGSMSMKCPTEIAIDDRREAELAKLGMMPILHRKNTDVAAFIGAHSLQDDETRAGRLVDPDAQANERLSANLPYLFPVSRFAHYLKAIARDKVGTFKERSDMQKWLSEWINRYVLANPAMADDRAKAKRPLAAAEVQVDSVEGRPGYYNARFFLRPHYQLEGINASLRLVSELPSVKS; this is translated from the coding sequence ATGGCCGAAGAAAAGCAGGAAGCTGCCGCAGGTGCTGCCGAAGCCGAAGCCATTGATCTGGCCGAATTCAGCGATCTGCTGGAAAAGGACTTCCGGGTTCGGGACAGTGGCGGCGAAAAGTTGCAGGCGCTGGTGTCCAATCTTGCCCTTGCCGCGAAAGAGCGTTCCGGAACGGCGACCATTTCGGGAAATGCGGTCAAGTCCATCAAGTCGCTGATCAGCGGGATCGACCAGATCCTGACCCGGCAGATGAACGAAATCCTGCATGACGAGCAGGTGCGGCAGATCGAGGGCACATGGCGCGGTCTGCATTATCTGGTCAACAACACCGAGACCGACGCGAAACTGAAGATCCGGGTCCTCAACATCAAGAAGGACGAACTGGCCGATATCCTGGAAGATTACGAAGGCCAGATGTGGGATCAGTCGCCGGTCTTCAAGAAGGTCTATACCGACGAATATTCGATGTTCGGGGGCGAGCCGCTTGGCGCCATTGTCGGGGCCTATGAGTTCTCGCACAAACCGAAGGATGTCGGGATGCTGCGGAACCTGTCGGGGATCTGCGCCTCGGCCCATGCGCCCTTCATTGCTGCCGCAGCACCGCAACTGTTCCGCATGGAAAGCTGGCAGGAACTGCCCAACCCGCAGGACCTTCAGCAGATCGCCTCGGGGCCGGAATATGCCAGCTGGCAGTCGCTGCGCGAAAGCGAGGATGCCCGCTATATCGGGCTGACCATGCCACGGGTGCTGGGGCGGCTGCCTTATGGCGCCGATACGGTCCCGGTGAAGGGCTTCGATTTCGAGGAAGAGATCGACGGCAAGCACGACCATTATGTCTGGATGAACGCGGCCTTCGCGATGGGCGTGAACATCAACCGCAGCCACAAGCTCTATGGCTGGGGCACCCAGATCCGCGGCGTGGAATCGGGCGGTACGGTGCTGAACCTGCCCGTGCACAGTTTCCCGACCGACGATGGCAGCATGTCGATGAAATGCCCCACCGAAATCGCCATCGACGACCGGCGCGAGGCCGAACTGGCCAAGCTGGGGATGATGCCGATCCTGCATCGCAAGAATACCGATGTCGCCGCCTTCATCGGCGCGCACAGCCTGCAGGATGACGAGACCCGGGCCGGGCGGCTGGTCGATCCCGATGCGCAGGCCAACGAGCGGTTGTCGGCCAACCTGCCCTATCTGTTCCCGGTGTCGCGTTTCGCGCATTACCTCAAGGCCATCGCGCGCGACAAGGTGGGCACGTTCAAGGAACGCTCGGATATGCAGAAATGGCTGTCCGAATGGATCAACCGCTATGTGCTGGCCAATCCGGCCATGGCCGATGATCGCGCCAAGGCGAAGCGCCCGCTGGCCGCCGCCGAGGTTCAGGTCGACAGCGTCGAGGGGCGGCCGGGATATTACAATGCCCGTTTCTTCCTGCGCCCGCATTATCAGCTGGAGGGTATCAACGCCAGCCTGCGTCTGGTGTCCGAACTGCCCTCGGTCAAAAGCTGA
- a CDS encoding Hcp family type VI secretion system effector, translating to MASNGYLKIPDINGESKRSDHEDEIIIHSFSWGVNRNTFRNTGGQREPGLAQVQSVAISKDFDASSPYLALACLKAKNLGDVVLALRKDQGDAHSDFLIITMTNTIVEDYNTSASGDRPMDSFNLSFDSLKMKYLEDTDDLTAGNEHEVEYDILAAT from the coding sequence ATGGCATCCAACGGCTATCTGAAGATCCCGGACATCAACGGCGAAAGCAAGCGATCCGATCATGAGGACGAAATCATCATCCATAGCTTCAGCTGGGGCGTAAACCGCAATACCTTCCGCAACACGGGCGGTCAGCGCGAACCCGGCCTGGCCCAGGTGCAGTCGGTGGCGATCAGCAAGGATTTCGACGCCTCATCGCCTTATCTGGCGCTGGCCTGTCTCAAGGCCAAGAATCTGGGCGATGTCGTTCTGGCCCTGCGCAAGGATCAGGGCGATGCGCATTCCGATTTTCTGATCATCACGATGACCAATACCATCGTCGAGGACTACAACACTTCTGCCAGTGGTGATCGTCCGATGGACTCCTTCAACCTCAGCTTCGACTCGCTCAAGATGAAGTATCTCGAAGATACCGACGATCTGACTGCGGGCAATGAGCACGAGGTCGAATATGACATCCTGGCGGCCACGTGA
- the tssE gene encoding type VI secretion system baseplate subunit TssE, with translation MAERIDTPQAIREAVQPSLWDRLKDDLHGLGAEAAALRRELGKALGSDRAVEELLASGVRAIQANTALDDQTRRRAHRLIHIVQRQHQLEEGGVIVTSDVLREAVRRDIEMLFNIERLEADYLLTEQQMMTSESPAELLRNYPEVRRSVLNYGVPAFSGRRGSDFDHEALARELKEVLTIFEPRLKRESIRVTVATGEKTGLRILIDALLMLSPVPERLRLSTMVDLDSGRAETRMEER, from the coding sequence GTGGCAGAACGGATCGATACGCCACAGGCCATCCGCGAGGCGGTCCAGCCCTCTTTGTGGGACCGCCTGAAGGATGACCTGCACGGGTTGGGCGCCGAAGCCGCTGCCCTGCGGCGAGAGCTGGGCAAGGCGCTGGGGTCTGACCGGGCGGTCGAGGAATTGCTTGCCAGCGGCGTTCGCGCGATTCAGGCGAATACCGCGCTGGACGATCAGACACGGCGCCGGGCGCACCGGCTGATACACATCGTGCAACGCCAGCATCAGCTGGAGGAAGGCGGCGTCATCGTGACATCCGATGTCCTGCGCGAGGCCGTGCGCCGGGATATCGAGATGCTGTTCAACATCGAACGGCTGGAGGCGGATTACCTGCTGACCGAACAGCAGATGATGACCAGCGAAAGCCCTGCCGAACTGCTGAGGAACTATCCCGAGGTCCGGCGTTCGGTGCTGAATTACGGCGTGCCCGCCTTTTCGGGGCGGCGCGGATCGGATTTCGACCACGAGGCGCTGGCGCGCGAATTGAAGGAGGTGCTGACGATCTTCGAGCCACGGCTGAAACGCGAATCGATCCGTGTCACCGTGGCGACCGGCGAAAAGACCGGGCTGCGGATCCTGATCGACGCGCTTCTGATGCTGTCGCCGGTGCCCGAGCGGCTGCGCCTGTCCACGATGGTCGATCTGGACAGCGGGCGCGCGGAAACCCGCATGGAGGAGCGGTGA
- the tssF gene encoding type VI secretion system baseplate subunit TssF, with translation MDRAFLDYYEQELQHIRSLATEFAELHPNVARNLSLDSVPCPDPYVERLLEGVAYLAARTRLKVDAESSRYVRDMIDTLYPDLAGPAPAMAMAEFTPGPQVGRMADGYAVRRGTRLISALREGLRTRCTYTTAQTVHLWPVQLASVDYLQDKGALAQAGLSERATRDALAGLRLKIRREGAGALSELMLDSLPVFFGAGQRGGAIFDSVFGFGIGAFARPADAKTSFVPITPPAMVGIDDDEALLPRVRQSFEGYRLLREYFLMPERFHFFRLGGLARAIGACTEEQMAAEIVILLSDQRAELSGVTLEDFRLFSTPLVNLFEHECNIVELREGRSAHPVHADRTRPRDFEIYRLLRVDDAAVEGPQARIAPLISVGARSESGHVYTTERRPRRPDTEEVRRGQTRSSYSGDDLYISVARPADGRRGAPVRQLDIRALCTNRDLPILDDRPTLTLETGDPVQQVRLLGPMRRPRASLRASLPSGATGEARMDDLTWRWIAQLSLDHLSLAVEDKDAEPLRALIRLYADRGDPALARHGDALGRVRSRPVIERLQIAGPLCFAHGTEITLDVNEPVLSGGSQLLLSALLARLFARYAAINSFVRTRTRLTQSQTEVIWPMTTGTRALI, from the coding sequence ATGGATCGGGCCTTTCTCGATTATTACGAGCAGGAGTTGCAGCATATCCGCTCGCTGGCGACCGAATTCGCCGAGCTTCATCCCAATGTGGCGCGCAACCTGTCGCTGGATTCGGTGCCCTGTCCGGACCCCTATGTCGAACGGCTGCTGGAAGGCGTGGCCTATCTGGCCGCGCGCACGCGGCTGAAGGTCGATGCGGAATCCAGCCGTTATGTGCGGGACATGATCGACACGCTGTATCCCGATCTGGCTGGTCCTGCGCCGGCCATGGCCATGGCCGAATTCACGCCCGGCCCGCAGGTCGGCCGGATGGCGGATGGATATGCCGTGCGTCGCGGCACGCGGCTGATTTCGGCGTTGCGCGAGGGGTTGCGCACCCGCTGCACCTATACCACGGCGCAGACGGTGCATCTGTGGCCGGTGCAGCTGGCTTCGGTGGACTATTTGCAGGACAAGGGCGCATTGGCACAGGCCGGGCTGTCCGAACGCGCCACCCGTGACGCATTGGCGGGGCTTCGGCTGAAAATCCGCCGTGAGGGCGCCGGCGCCCTGTCCGAACTGATGCTGGATTCGCTGCCGGTGTTCTTCGGCGCGGGCCAGCGCGGCGGAGCGATCTTCGATTCGGTTTTCGGATTCGGCATCGGTGCATTCGCCCGACCTGCGGACGCGAAAACTTCCTTCGTGCCGATCACCCCACCGGCAATGGTCGGAATTGACGATGATGAGGCGTTATTGCCGCGCGTGCGCCAGTCCTTCGAGGGCTATCGGTTGCTGCGCGAATATTTCCTGATGCCCGAGCGGTTCCACTTCTTCCGGCTTGGCGGCCTTGCCCGCGCCATCGGTGCCTGCACCGAGGAACAGATGGCGGCCGAGATCGTGATCCTGCTGTCGGATCAGCGGGCCGAACTGTCGGGGGTGACGCTTGAGGACTTCCGGCTGTTTTCCACGCCGCTGGTCAATCTGTTCGAACATGAATGCAACATTGTCGAACTGCGCGAGGGGCGGTCGGCACATCCGGTCCATGCCGACCGGACCCGGCCCCGGGACTTCGAGATCTATCGCCTGCTGCGTGTCGATGATGCTGCGGTCGAGGGTCCGCAGGCCCGGATCGCGCCGCTGATCTCGGTCGGGGCACGGTCCGAAAGCGGCCACGTCTATACGACCGAGCGTCGTCCGCGCCGCCCCGACACCGAAGAGGTCCGGCGCGGGCAGACCCGGTCCAGCTATTCCGGCGATGACCTCTATATCTCGGTGGCTCGTCCCGCCGATGGTCGCAGGGGGGCACCGGTCAGGCAGCTGGATATCCGCGCGCTCTGCACCAATCGCGATCTGCCGATACTGGACGACCGGCCAACCCTGACGTTGGAGACCGGCGACCCGGTGCAGCAGGTCAGGCTGCTGGGTCCGATGCGGCGTCCGCGCGCCTCGTTGCGGGCCAGCCTGCCGTCCGGCGCAACGGGTGAGGCGCGGATGGACGATCTGACCTGGCGCTGGATCGCGCAGCTCAGCCTCGATCACCTGTCGCTGGCGGTCGAGGACAAGGACGCCGAGCCGCTGAGGGCCCTGATCCGGCTTTACGCCGACCGGGGCGATCCGGCACTGGCCCGGCATGGCGATGCCCTTGGCCGGGTGCGGTCGCGTCCGGTGATCGAGCGGCTTCAGATCGCCGGGCCGCTGTGTTTCGCGCATGGCACGGAAATCACGCTGGACGTCAACGAGCCCGTATTGTCGGGGGGCAGCCAGTTGCTGCTGTCTGCGCTGCTGGCCCGGCTTTTCGCGCGCTATGCGGCGATCAATTCCTTTGTCCGGACCCGAACCCGGCTGACCCAGTCGCAAACGGAGGTGATATGGCCGATGACGACCGGCACACGCGCCCTGATCTGA
- the tssG gene encoding type VI secretion system baseplate subunit TssG, giving the protein MADDDRHTRPDLIPAPLPDIARSDFFELLRRLETATMRFGRAGGAGAEPARLGQSARQSFAVSDVAELTPGRPDRNGGKPTIAVNVLGLIGPEGAMPLHLTRWIIARQSSRWFSGNDSGATADTSFLDFINMLQHRMLALYWRAWADARAGIHIAHDDGGRVVAMMRAMAGMGLPGSRSDDSRLDGAKLRHATSLAQETRSLERLTTFLESVLGVPVTLVEFVGTWIDIPEHLQTRLGVRHHGLGTGAVIGARRFDRQSRAEIRLGPLSRPQFDHFTNDPQSRARLRHALVFVQGSDVDFNLRLILAAPEVPPARLGNCRIGRTTWVDPETGADAGDLCFRDIIRSAAAGSRERSAA; this is encoded by the coding sequence ATGGCCGATGACGACCGGCACACGCGCCCTGATCTGATCCCGGCGCCGTTGCCCGACATTGCCCGCTCGGATTTCTTCGAGCTGCTGCGGCGGCTGGAAACGGCGACCATGCGCTTTGGCAGGGCTGGCGGTGCGGGGGCCGAACCGGCACGGCTGGGGCAATCGGCACGGCAATCCTTTGCAGTCAGCGACGTGGCCGAACTAACCCCCGGCAGACCCGACCGGAATGGCGGCAAACCGACGATCGCGGTGAACGTGCTGGGCCTGATCGGACCGGAAGGCGCGATGCCCCTGCATCTGACCCGCTGGATCATCGCCCGCCAGTCCAGCCGCTGGTTTTCAGGCAACGACAGCGGCGCGACGGCGGACACGTCCTTTCTGGACTTCATCAACATGCTGCAACACCGGATGCTGGCGCTGTACTGGCGCGCTTGGGCCGATGCGCGTGCCGGTATCCATATCGCCCATGACGATGGCGGTCGGGTCGTCGCCATGATGCGGGCGATGGCCGGGATGGGCCTGCCCGGCAGCCGCAGCGACGACAGCCGCCTCGACGGCGCGAAACTGCGGCACGCCACCTCTCTGGCGCAAGAGACCCGCAGCCTCGAACGGCTGACCACCTTTCTGGAAAGCGTGCTTGGGGTGCCGGTGACGCTGGTGGAATTCGTCGGCACCTGGATCGACATTCCCGAACATCTGCAAACCCGGCTGGGGGTCCGGCATCACGGGCTGGGCACCGGCGCGGTGATCGGGGCGCGGCGCTTTGACCGGCAGTCGCGGGCCGAGATCCGGCTGGGGCCACTGTCACGCCCGCAGTTCGACCACTTCACCAATGATCCGCAAAGCCGGGCCAGATTGCGCCATGCGCTGGTTTTCGTCCAGGGCAGCGATGTCGATTTCAACCTGCGGCTGATCCTTGCCGCGCCCGAGGTGCCGCCGGCCCGTCTGGGCAACTGCCGCATTGGCCGCACCACCTGGGTCGATCCCGAAACCGGCGCGGATGCGGGCGATCTGTGCTTTCGCGACATCATCCGGTCGGCTGCGGCGGGCAGCCGGGAAAGGAGCGCGGCATGA
- the tagH gene encoding type VI secretion system-associated FHA domain protein TagH, which translates to MKVRLVVETAPLAQAVTEYIFTGGRVVIGRGDDADWTLNDPDMFVSRQHCILTEKDGQMLATDASSGGLFIDNAANPVGTGNAVVIEPGMRLRMGDVVLRVEDAAAPVSEPAPSGQTGRMVFDFGSKPDEPPSEPIERPASLPDPFGLSGGGRNYERRRDPKPSKPLDQDDDFALDLRKQTLAAETPPHRSGGYFDSSSPAAATPADPTPAATPDLFADWVASSAEPPAEAEPQPESRQPQPDAAPVSAAPRPADGDLRDALLRSMGLDPAQFAGDPQRQAERIGQSMRLLVEGVMQLLRTRAQAKQKARVAQTIIASADVNPLKFLASPEEVMASFIEPRGRGYLGPDDALREAFRDLTDHELRTWSALQTALRRMIDRFDPEGIEAAMENVGVLENLIAGGRSAKLWRLYQERYRDIARSAEDQFLGEVGADFRDAYENDGRRRDD; encoded by the coding sequence ATGAAGGTCAGGCTGGTCGTCGAAACCGCGCCGCTTGCTCAGGCGGTAACCGAATACATCTTTACGGGCGGGCGGGTGGTCATCGGTCGTGGCGACGATGCCGACTGGACGCTGAACGATCCCGACATGTTCGTATCGCGCCAGCATTGCATCCTGACCGAGAAGGATGGGCAGATGCTGGCCACCGATGCGTCCAGCGGCGGGCTGTTCATCGACAATGCCGCCAATCCGGTTGGAACCGGAAATGCGGTGGTCATCGAGCCGGGGATGCGGTTGCGCATGGGCGATGTCGTGCTGCGGGTCGAGGATGCCGCCGCGCCGGTTTCCGAACCAGCGCCGTCCGGGCAGACCGGCCGGATGGTCTTTGACTTCGGCAGCAAACCGGACGAGCCGCCATCCGAACCGATCGAACGCCCCGCGTCCTTGCCCGATCCGTTCGGGCTGTCGGGCGGCGGGCGCAACTATGAACGGCGCCGCGATCCGAAACCCTCGAAGCCGCTGGATCAGGATGACGACTTCGCGCTGGATCTGCGCAAGCAGACCTTGGCCGCCGAGACGCCGCCGCATCGCAGTGGCGGCTATTTCGACAGTTCGTCCCCCGCCGCGGCGACCCCTGCCGATCCCACGCCTGCGGCCACGCCCGATCTTTTTGCCGATTGGGTCGCTTCGTCCGCCGAACCGCCTGCCGAAGCCGAACCCCAGCCGGAATCCCGCCAGCCGCAGCCCGACGCCGCGCCGGTTTCTGCCGCGCCGCGTCCCGCTGATGGTGATCTGCGCGATGCCCTGCTGCGCAGCATGGGTCTTGATCCGGCACAGTTCGCGGGCGATCCGCAGCGGCAGGCCGAGCGGATCGGCCAGTCCATGCGCCTGCTGGTCGAAGGGGTCATGCAATTGCTGCGCACCCGTGCCCAGGCCAAGCAAAAGGCCCGTGTCGCACAGACCATCATCGCCAGCGCGGACGTGAACCCGCTGAAGTTTCTCGCGTCGCCCGAAGAGGTGATGGCAAGCTTCATAGAGCCGCGCGGGCGCGGTTATCTTGGCCCCGACGACGCCCTGCGAGAGGCATTCCGGGATCTGACCGATCACGAGCTGCGCACCTGGAGCGCCCTTCAGACCGCCTTGCGGCGGATGATCGACCGGTTCGACCCCGAAGGGATCGAGGCTGCCATGGAAAATGTCGGCGTTCTGGAAAATCTGATCGCGGGCGGGCGCAGCGCCAAGCTGTGGCGGCTTTATCAGGAACGTTATCGCGACATCGCCCGCTCGGCCGAGGATCAGTTTCTGGGCGAGGTCGGGGCGGATTTCCGCGACGCATATGAAAATGATGGGAGGAGGCGAGATGACTAG